In a genomic window of Paramicrobacterium chengjingii:
- a CDS encoding SLC13 family permease has protein sequence MNALELLKSPGQTDEGLDKKTNNRRWLGVVVGVVLAVVVYIAMPADLDNPPKITAATAVLMGVWWMTEAIPIPATALVPVLVFPVAHMVDSEGETIDFDGVGASYGNNIIFLFMGGFLIALAMQRWNLHRRIALHIVRMMGGKSQPMIGGFMIATGFISMWVSNTATAVMMLPLGTSVLALVSTQMKKAADSSDTSEGKASDVIRTNFGTALMLGIAYSASLGSLATIIGTPPNTLLVGYLASTHDIHIGFGEWMLVGLPLAVIFTFLCWFLLTHILFKPEMKEIPGGRELVADELRKLGPMASGEKLVLTIFVLAAVSWIFIPVIFEDPPISDAGIAMTAGMLLFLIPARANRGVKLLDWESAAELPWGVLLLFGGGLALSAQFTNSGLSEWIGEQAEAVGVLPVILIVAIITTLIIFLTELTSNTATAATFLPVVGGVAMGVGLDPMLLTIPTALAATCAFMLPVATPPNAVAYGSGYVTIGSMIKGGIWLNVIGIVLVTATTMTLAVWVFGISY, from the coding sequence ATGAACGCGTTAGAGCTGTTGAAATCACCGGGCCAGACGGATGAAGGGCTCGATAAGAAAACAAACAACCGACGGTGGCTGGGAGTCGTGGTCGGTGTGGTGCTGGCCGTCGTCGTCTACATCGCGATGCCTGCCGACCTGGACAACCCTCCGAAGATCACCGCAGCGACGGCCGTACTCATGGGCGTCTGGTGGATGACCGAGGCGATTCCGATTCCGGCAACGGCACTTGTTCCCGTGCTCGTCTTTCCGGTCGCACACATGGTCGACTCCGAGGGCGAGACGATCGACTTCGATGGAGTCGGCGCATCGTATGGCAACAACATCATCTTCCTGTTCATGGGCGGATTCCTCATCGCCCTGGCCATGCAAAGGTGGAACCTCCATCGACGCATCGCCCTGCACATCGTGCGGATGATGGGCGGCAAGTCGCAGCCGATGATCGGCGGGTTCATGATCGCCACAGGGTTCATCAGCATGTGGGTGTCGAACACGGCAACGGCTGTCATGATGCTGCCTCTGGGAACCTCAGTGCTTGCGCTTGTCTCGACGCAGATGAAGAAGGCAGCGGATTCCTCTGATACATCTGAGGGCAAAGCGAGCGATGTGATCCGCACAAACTTCGGCACGGCGCTCATGCTCGGCATCGCCTACTCTGCGTCGCTGGGTTCCTTGGCCACGATCATCGGCACCCCGCCAAACACGCTTCTTGTCGGGTACCTTGCCAGCACCCATGACATTCACATTGGATTCGGGGAATGGATGCTCGTGGGTCTCCCGCTCGCCGTGATCTTCACGTTCCTGTGCTGGTTCTTGCTGACGCACATCCTGTTCAAACCTGAGATGAAGGAGATCCCTGGTGGGCGTGAACTCGTCGCAGACGAACTCCGCAAATTGGGGCCTATGGCGTCTGGAGAGAAGCTCGTCCTGACGATCTTCGTCTTGGCCGCGGTGAGCTGGATCTTCATTCCGGTGATCTTCGAAGACCCCCCAATCAGCGACGCCGGAATTGCAATGACCGCCGGGATGCTGCTGTTCCTGATTCCGGCACGGGCCAACCGTGGCGTCAAGCTGCTCGACTGGGAATCTGCGGCCGAGCTCCCTTGGGGTGTGCTGCTGCTCTTCGGCGGCGGGCTTGCCCTTTCAGCCCAATTCACGAACTCCGGGCTGTCAGAATGGATTGGTGAGCAGGCCGAAGCCGTTGGCGTGCTTCCGGTGATTCTGATCGTGGCGATCATCACGACGCTGATCATCTTCCTTACCGAGCTGACGAGCAACACGGCAACGGCGGCGACGTTCCTGCCCGTCGTCGGTGGCGTTGCGATGGGCGTCGGGCTCGATCCGATGCTGCTCACTATCCCGACGGCGCTCGCGGCGACGTGCGCGTTCATGCTCCCTGTCGCAACGCCTCCCAACGCCGTCGCGTACGGTTCGGGTTACGTGACGATCGGCTCCATGATCAAGGGTGGAATCTGGCTCAACGTGATCGGGATTGTGCTGGTGACGGCGACGACGATGACGCTCGCGGTCTGGGTGTTCGGTATCAGCTACTGA
- a CDS encoding acyltransferase family protein, whose translation MHQQTPSRARERSTPSYVPALDGLRGVAIAGVVLFHTGYLSGGFLGVDLFFVLSGFLITGLLMREAADTGRVHLVRFWARRLRRLFPALALMMGGTALTVWALERTRIAPWGSGLVNTTLSDGFWAQLNLVNWHLIAEDASYWDAFGQSRVFEHLWSIAVEEQFYLVWPLMIGLVVVVTALGRRHWRTHVDGAVIVIAGVLAVASCIVMIVAVVPADPTRVYTGTDTRAFSLLIGAAAVTAPVRRVCVRSVSAHPRVVTGVIGALGAGLVVAWIAADGTSTPGLFTGGLLIHAVTCAALIALIATVTQQHVRKADGTERLPASVRMFQNRQLMWLGKISYSLYLWHWPVITLVPTPDDSETGMLLHAALVSGVSLVAAAASRYFVEDPIRFRARWARGRIGLGVFLAVSILLLALWALLPQTESTAIDVSVL comes from the coding sequence ATGCATCAACAGACACCGTCACGCGCTCGAGAACGATCGACGCCGTCCTACGTTCCCGCCCTGGACGGTTTGCGCGGCGTTGCCATCGCCGGGGTCGTGCTCTTTCATACCGGGTACCTCTCCGGCGGATTTCTCGGCGTCGACCTGTTTTTCGTTCTCTCCGGTTTTCTCATCACAGGATTGCTCATGCGAGAGGCGGCAGACACCGGTCGTGTTCATCTTGTGCGATTTTGGGCGCGTCGGCTGCGACGGCTGTTTCCGGCGCTGGCGCTCATGATGGGTGGAACGGCGCTTACGGTGTGGGCGCTCGAGCGAACACGTATCGCTCCCTGGGGCAGCGGACTCGTCAACACAACGCTTTCTGACGGATTCTGGGCCCAGCTTAACCTCGTCAATTGGCACCTAATCGCTGAGGATGCGAGCTACTGGGACGCGTTCGGGCAGTCGCGAGTCTTCGAGCATCTCTGGAGTATCGCTGTAGAAGAGCAGTTCTACCTAGTCTGGCCGCTGATGATCGGCCTCGTCGTTGTGGTCACTGCGTTGGGGCGTCGACATTGGCGTACGCACGTTGATGGGGCCGTCATCGTCATAGCAGGAGTGCTCGCGGTTGCGTCATGCATCGTGATGATCGTCGCCGTCGTCCCTGCCGACCCCACACGGGTCTATACAGGAACAGACACCCGGGCATTTTCCCTCTTGATCGGAGCTGCTGCTGTGACGGCTCCCGTCCGCCGGGTCTGCGTACGTTCGGTAAGCGCTCATCCGAGAGTAGTGACCGGAGTGATCGGAGCTCTTGGGGCGGGGCTTGTCGTGGCGTGGATAGCAGCGGACGGAACATCGACGCCGGGTCTTTTTACTGGAGGGCTGCTCATTCACGCGGTCACCTGTGCCGCGCTCATCGCGCTTATTGCCACGGTGACACAGCAGCACGTCAGGAAAGCTGACGGCACTGAGCGGTTGCCAGCTTCCGTGCGTATGTTTCAGAACCGTCAGCTGATGTGGCTCGGAAAAATTTCCTACAGCCTGTATTTGTGGCACTGGCCGGTGATCACGCTGGTTCCAACTCCCGACGACTCAGAAACCGGGATGCTGTTGCACGCGGCACTCGTCAGTGGAGTCTCGCTCGTTGCGGCAGCGGCATCCCGGTACTTCGTGGAAGATCCCATCCGGTTCCGGGCTCGGTGGGCGCGCGGCCGAATCGGGCTCGGTGTGTTCCTCGCCGTGTCTATTCTGCTACTCGCCCTCTGGGCCCTCCTGCCGCAGACAGAGTCGACGGCCATCGATGTCAGCGTGTTGTGA
- a CDS encoding sensor histidine kinase: MMPSWMLRAVRASSGLRGRLIGTFVVVMVLGAAAAAWAGVQQSTASLIRSHTDSAAAELISRVTQASPSVRYPPRQDSLDQLRNAVGVNSLVSFDDHISRSGFFASGWESVPPDLRSAITTQERSDEARVSMQRVESDGAPWLVIGTPVMITSPGGQRTPSGIEVYAAYDLTGVDEQVDALVRNAATTTALVLPVAVLLAILASRSVLRPVARLRATAQSLASGDLTARSESAGVDELAQLTRTVNEMAESLQSSMESMAQMEEGSRRFAADVSHELRTPLSTLTAAVEVLHDVLARADYADLSDEDARESAELAFHETQRLVTLVEDIMEVARFDAGTTRLRRETVDVAEVAQECVSIRGWSDDVRITRVPESSASERTSTVCADRARLDVILANLIGNAVTHGDAPVHVEISTRDGGVSVAVIDSGPGIPPNDLPFVFTRFYKTDASRTRTHGSGLGLAIARENAIVHGGTLTAQNRDDGGAEFTLWLPVNVPDASETPKEDRP, translated from the coding sequence ATGATGCCATCGTGGATGCTGCGAGCCGTTCGCGCCTCGTCTGGGCTGCGTGGCCGGCTGATCGGGACCTTCGTCGTGGTGATGGTGCTGGGCGCAGCCGCCGCCGCATGGGCTGGTGTGCAGCAGTCCACAGCATCGTTAATCAGGTCACACACGGACTCCGCAGCCGCAGAACTGATCAGTCGTGTCACCCAGGCATCCCCTTCTGTACGCTATCCCCCGCGTCAAGACTCGCTTGATCAGCTCCGAAATGCCGTGGGAGTGAACTCCCTGGTCAGTTTTGACGACCACATCTCACGCAGCGGATTCTTCGCATCGGGCTGGGAATCGGTTCCTCCTGATCTTCGCTCGGCGATCACGACGCAGGAGCGCAGTGATGAAGCTCGCGTGTCAATGCAGCGAGTGGAAAGCGATGGTGCCCCCTGGCTGGTGATCGGCACACCGGTCATGATCACGTCCCCCGGCGGACAGCGAACGCCCTCTGGGATCGAGGTGTACGCAGCATACGATCTCACGGGCGTGGACGAGCAGGTGGATGCCCTGGTGCGAAATGCGGCGACCACGACGGCACTTGTGCTTCCCGTGGCCGTGCTTCTCGCGATCCTCGCGTCTCGAAGTGTCTTGCGCCCCGTCGCTCGGCTTCGCGCGACGGCACAGAGTCTGGCGTCCGGAGATCTCACGGCTCGTTCAGAATCTGCTGGAGTCGATGAACTGGCGCAGCTCACGCGCACGGTCAATGAAATGGCGGAGTCACTCCAGAGCTCTATGGAGTCAATGGCGCAGATGGAGGAAGGCTCTCGCCGTTTCGCCGCCGATGTCTCGCATGAGCTCCGCACTCCGCTGAGCACGTTGACAGCGGCAGTCGAAGTGCTCCATGACGTACTCGCACGCGCGGACTACGCCGATCTCAGCGACGAAGATGCCCGCGAATCCGCCGAGCTGGCGTTTCATGAGACGCAGCGTTTGGTAACTCTCGTCGAAGACATCATGGAGGTCGCGCGTTTCGACGCGGGAACCACGCGGTTGCGGCGCGAGACCGTCGACGTCGCCGAGGTCGCGCAAGAATGCGTCAGCATTCGCGGCTGGTCTGATGACGTTCGCATCACCAGAGTGCCCGAGAGCAGTGCCAGCGAGCGAACCAGCACCGTGTGCGCAGATCGAGCGCGCCTGGACGTGATCCTCGCCAACCTCATCGGGAACGCCGTCACGCACGGTGACGCGCCCGTGCACGTTGAGATCTCAACACGTGATGGTGGCGTGAGCGTAGCCGTGATCGACTCGGGCCCGGGGATTCCGCCGAACGACCTGCCCTTTGTCTTCACACGCTTCTACAAGACTGACGCGTCGCGTACCCGTACGCACGGGAGCGGTCTCGGGCTGGCCATTGCTCGCGAGAACGCCATCGTGCACGGTGGCACTCTGACCGCGCAGAATCGCGATGACGGCGGAGCTGAGTTCACACTGTGGCTCCCCGTGAACGTGCCAGACGCGAGCGAGACACCCAAGGAGGATCGCCCATGA
- a CDS encoding response regulator transcription factor, translating to MVVALLVEDDEFVRRGMQLALKRHGHDVEAAEDGEDALTRFGEGGIDVVILDVMLPGIDGFEVCRNIREIAQTPIIMLTARGDDFDIITGLEAGADDYVTKPVQPTVLDARIRAVLRRSVSDIEGVRVHRGLQIDTVSLTVTVDGHAVSLTPTELRLLLTLSRVPGQVLSREQLLEEVWEQGYLGDSRLVDNGVMRLRSKIERDPAQPEYVETVRGFGYRFSRA from the coding sequence ATGGTTGTGGCCCTGCTGGTTGAGGACGACGAGTTTGTGCGTCGCGGCATGCAACTCGCTCTCAAGCGTCATGGCCACGACGTCGAGGCGGCGGAAGACGGTGAGGACGCTCTGACGCGCTTCGGTGAGGGCGGAATCGACGTTGTGATTCTCGATGTGATGCTCCCCGGAATCGACGGGTTCGAGGTATGCCGGAATATCCGAGAAATCGCCCAGACGCCCATCATCATGCTGACGGCTCGTGGCGACGACTTCGACATCATCACCGGGCTCGAGGCGGGGGCAGACGACTACGTCACGAAACCCGTGCAGCCGACCGTCTTAGACGCTCGTATTCGCGCCGTTCTGCGCCGTTCGGTGAGCGACATTGAGGGGGTTCGCGTACACCGTGGCTTACAGATCGACACGGTGTCGCTCACTGTCACCGTCGACGGTCACGCGGTGAGCCTCACTCCCACCGAATTGCGATTGCTCCTGACGCTGTCGCGCGTTCCAGGTCAGGTACTCAGCCGTGAACAGCTGCTCGAAGAGGTATGGGAGCAGGGGTATCTCGGAGACTCTCGTCTCGTCGACAACGGTGTCATGAGACTGCGCTCGAAGATCGAGCGCGATCCCGCACAGCCCGAGTATGTCGAAACCGTCCGCGGATTCGGCTACAGATTCAGCCGAGCATGA
- a CDS encoding SGNH/GDSL hydrolase family protein, with the protein MTYATRNSYSGSPSSRRIAPPVRVLAVLTTAVAAFALTACDISPDMDSTENKGWTESSQAVEAGLSPVLFLGDSVAAGQAVALQQGFAESGVKFVDATSVGGGNVVGPNAEKQWETLPDQLEDAAEGVVIYQVTTYDWGTPDEQRDAYSRLAEAASSIDADLIFVSMPPLKPDDFYAPHMEELTSANEQAKSVADDLDGVEYLDASTVWGDDYSREHDGAIDRSDDGIHTCPQGAARFASWTLDELAELYSGFKPAEPDAWANTGWADSDVFHGC; encoded by the coding sequence ATGACATACGCAACGAGGAATTCATATTCAGGTTCGCCGTCGAGTCGTCGCATCGCACCTCCCGTGCGTGTTCTTGCTGTCCTCACCACAGCCGTGGCGGCGTTCGCGCTCACCGCCTGCGACATCAGCCCTGACATGGACTCCACAGAAAACAAGGGCTGGACCGAATCGTCGCAGGCCGTCGAAGCAGGTCTCTCGCCCGTGCTTTTTCTCGGGGACTCCGTGGCAGCGGGGCAGGCAGTGGCGCTGCAACAGGGGTTTGCGGAGAGTGGCGTGAAATTCGTCGACGCGACATCGGTCGGAGGGGGAAACGTTGTGGGTCCTAACGCCGAGAAGCAGTGGGAAACGCTGCCAGACCAGCTGGAGGATGCTGCCGAGGGCGTCGTGATCTATCAGGTGACGACGTATGACTGGGGAACTCCCGATGAGCAGCGTGATGCGTACAGCCGGCTTGCAGAAGCGGCTTCGAGTATTGATGCCGACCTCATTTTCGTCTCGATGCCGCCGCTCAAGCCCGATGACTTCTATGCGCCCCATATGGAGGAGCTCACGTCGGCGAATGAGCAGGCCAAGAGCGTCGCGGATGATCTCGACGGCGTCGAGTATCTCGATGCCAGCACAGTCTGGGGGGACGACTACTCACGGGAGCACGATGGCGCGATCGACCGCAGCGACGACGGTATCCACACCTGTCCACAGGGAGCCGCGCGCTTTGCGAGCTGGACACTCGACGAGCTCGCCGAGCTGTATTCGGGCTTCAAGCCCGCCGAACCTGACGCATGGGCGAACACGGGGTGGGCAGACAGTGATGTGTTTCATGGCTGCTGA
- a CDS encoding ATP-binding cassette domain-containing protein has protein sequence MTTSELAVDATGLVKIFGANRAVDGVDLSVRAGTVYGVLGPNGAGKTTTISMLATLLRPDAGSARIFGHDVQKEAGVVRQLIGVTGQYASVDESLSATENLVLFGRLLGLSGRDAKRTANDLLEEFSLTDAARRPLKKFSGGMRRRLDLAASLISRPPLIFLDEPTTGLDPRTRNQMWDTIRRLVAEGSTVLLTTQYLDEADQLADRIAVIDTGRVVAEGTANQLKASVGTTALQVRLVDDADAESAVRTMRDVLGSHNEPVAQGDAISVPMADADRVTDLLLELRNRGIHLAEMSVQKPTLDEVFLAITGHAAEPAADELEGAHA, from the coding sequence ATGACAACCTCAGAACTCGCGGTTGACGCGACCGGGCTCGTCAAGATCTTCGGTGCCAACCGCGCCGTCGACGGCGTCGACCTCAGTGTGCGCGCGGGAACCGTTTATGGAGTTCTCGGCCCGAACGGCGCAGGAAAGACGACGACGATCAGCATGCTCGCCACGCTGCTGCGGCCCGATGCCGGTAGCGCACGCATCTTTGGCCACGATGTACAGAAAGAAGCAGGAGTCGTACGCCAGCTGATCGGCGTGACGGGGCAGTACGCCTCAGTCGACGAATCTCTCAGCGCAACCGAGAACCTCGTGCTCTTCGGCCGCCTTCTCGGCCTCAGCGGCCGCGATGCGAAGCGCACGGCAAACGATCTGCTCGAGGAGTTCTCGCTCACGGATGCCGCACGTCGGCCGCTCAAGAAGTTTTCCGGCGGCATGCGCCGTCGTCTCGACCTTGCTGCAAGCCTCATCTCGCGGCCACCCCTGATCTTTCTCGATGAGCCGACGACAGGTCTCGACCCGCGCACGCGCAACCAGATGTGGGATACGATCCGTCGTCTTGTTGCGGAGGGCTCTACCGTGCTGCTCACGACGCAGTACCTTGACGAAGCAGATCAGCTTGCCGACCGCATCGCCGTCATCGACACGGGGCGAGTTGTTGCCGAAGGAACGGCCAACCAGCTCAAGGCCTCGGTCGGAACCACGGCGCTGCAAGTCCGTCTCGTCGACGACGCAGACGCCGAGTCCGCTGTGCGGACCATGCGCGATGTTCTCGGCTCCCACAACGAACCGGTGGCGCAGGGCGACGCAATCAGCGTGCCGATGGCCGATGCCGACCGAGTGACCGACCTGCTTCTCGAGCTGCGAAACCGCGGCATCCATCTCGCTGAAATGAGCGTTCAGAAGCCGACCCTCGACGAGGTTTTCCTCGCCATCACCGGCCACGCGGCAGAGCCAGCGGCCGACGAGCTCGAAGGAGCACACGCATGA
- a CDS encoding ABC transporter permease, which yields MTTATLDTRAQSLSNSVGLADALSHSLSMARRGLIKIKRTPEQLVDVTVQPIIFTLMFTYIFGGAISGDVQSYLPVIIPGILVQTVITTSVVTGVQLREDMDKGVFDRFRSLPIARIAPLAGALLADTVRYTIATTLTFVMGFIMGWRAEGGIGSVVLAGLAVIVCAWAISWIFAFFGVIARTASSVQGISMIILFPLTFLSNAFVPVDTLPSWLQGFVQINPISHLVTAVRDLANNGVVGGDLVISLIGAAVIVAVFAPLTVRAYMRKA from the coding sequence ATGACCACAGCAACACTCGACACCCGAGCGCAATCGCTGTCGAACTCAGTCGGCCTCGCCGATGCTCTCTCGCACTCGCTCTCGATGGCCCGCCGCGGCCTCATCAAGATCAAGCGAACGCCCGAACAGCTCGTCGACGTGACTGTGCAGCCGATCATCTTCACGCTCATGTTCACGTACATCTTCGGCGGAGCGATCTCCGGAGACGTGCAGAGTTACCTGCCCGTCATCATTCCCGGCATCCTCGTTCAGACCGTGATCACCACATCGGTCGTCACGGGCGTGCAGCTGCGCGAAGACATGGACAAGGGCGTGTTCGACAGGTTCCGCTCGCTGCCCATAGCGCGCATCGCACCGCTGGCTGGCGCGCTACTCGCCGACACCGTGCGCTACACGATCGCCACAACGCTCACGTTCGTGATGGGCTTCATCATGGGCTGGCGTGCCGAAGGCGGAATCGGCAGCGTCGTACTTGCCGGACTCGCCGTGATCGTGTGCGCATGGGCAATCAGCTGGATCTTCGCATTCTTTGGAGTCATCGCCCGCACAGCATCCAGCGTGCAGGGAATCTCGATGATCATCCTGTTTCCGTTGACGTTCCTCTCGAACGCCTTCGTTCCTGTCGACACGCTGCCCAGCTGGCTGCAAGGCTTTGTGCAGATCAATCCCATCTCACACCTCGTGACTGCCGTGCGCGACCTCGCAAACAACGGCGTCGTCGGAGGCGACCTGGTGATTTCGCTGATCGGCGCCGCAGTGATCGTCGCGGTGTTCGCCCCGCTCACGGTGCGTGCATATATGCGCAAGGCATAA
- a CDS encoding cation:proton antiporter gives METFLIIAVLALVVIAAASALAPRLGVANPLLLVVLGIGVSLVPAVPDVHIEPEWILAGVLPPLLYSASVSMPTMDFRREFTAISGLSVVLVVGSAVVLGLFFSWVIPGLSLAWGIALGAIISPTDAVATSIVKRIGVSSRVVTMLEGESLLNDATALVLLRSAVAGAAASVSLWNVAGSFLYSVAIASVIGVVVGWANLAVRSRVEDSTVNTVISFTIPFIASVPAEMLGASGLVAAVVAGLVTGRGAIKRLSPSHRIAEEQNWKTIELVLEGAVFLLMGLELKAIVTDSIAGDNGFSPLLFAAGALAITLLVRMAYVGVLLLSSRRRTLRHADMRPRLDAVQKRVDARTADPEAFARKLAAGTSRGPGRDHRDGEQRRRQGPLPQGPRGPRSTRALERFNARLRRMGADIDYFLNKPFGWREGTVVVWAGMRGAVTLAAAQTLPGETPHRSMLILIAFIVAVGSLLLQGGTLGWVVHRVKPRTESPVEQIAERQRMLTHLSEVADAVPQASGAPGAPSRALAIIEAQREALLDARNDGTYSADSLTNALAVLDADQIRLEMRGEASSSHE, from the coding sequence ATGGAGACGTTTCTCATCATCGCGGTGCTCGCCCTCGTGGTCATTGCCGCAGCATCGGCACTCGCGCCGCGCCTCGGGGTGGCGAATCCGCTGTTGCTGGTGGTTCTTGGCATCGGCGTGAGCCTCGTTCCCGCTGTTCCCGACGTGCACATCGAGCCCGAGTGGATTCTTGCGGGAGTTCTGCCACCGCTGCTGTACTCGGCATCGGTGTCCATGCCCACCATGGACTTCCGCCGCGAATTCACCGCGATCAGCGGGCTCTCTGTCGTGCTCGTCGTCGGCAGCGCGGTTGTGCTCGGTCTGTTCTTCTCATGGGTCATCCCCGGGCTCAGCCTCGCGTGGGGAATTGCCCTCGGCGCGATCATCAGCCCGACGGATGCTGTCGCCACATCCATCGTCAAACGCATCGGCGTGAGCTCTCGTGTGGTCACGATGCTCGAGGGCGAAAGCCTGCTGAATGATGCGACGGCGCTTGTGCTTCTGCGATCCGCGGTCGCCGGGGCGGCAGCATCCGTGTCTCTCTGGAATGTCGCGGGAAGCTTCCTGTATTCGGTGGCGATCGCGTCGGTGATCGGCGTTGTCGTCGGCTGGGCAAACCTCGCCGTGCGCTCTCGTGTCGAGGACTCGACAGTCAATACCGTCATCTCGTTCACAATTCCGTTCATCGCCTCAGTGCCCGCGGAGATGCTCGGTGCGTCGGGTCTCGTCGCCGCCGTCGTCGCCGGGCTCGTCACCGGGCGTGGCGCGATCAAACGGCTCTCGCCGTCGCACCGCATTGCCGAGGAACAGAACTGGAAGACCATCGAGCTGGTGCTCGAAGGCGCCGTGTTTCTGCTCATGGGGCTTGAGCTCAAAGCCATCGTCACCGACAGCATCGCCGGAGACAACGGATTCTCGCCGCTGTTGTTCGCCGCAGGTGCATTGGCGATCACGTTGCTCGTGCGCATGGCCTACGTCGGTGTGCTTCTTCTCTCGTCGAGGCGGCGAACACTGCGGCACGCAGACATGCGCCCACGGCTCGACGCCGTGCAGAAACGCGTTGATGCGCGCACGGCCGACCCCGAGGCATTCGCCCGCAAGCTCGCAGCAGGCACGAGCAGAGGTCCGGGGCGTGACCACCGAGATGGCGAACAGAGACGTCGACAGGGGCCGTTGCCTCAGGGGCCGCGCGGGCCACGCAGCACCCGCGCGCTCGAGCGGTTCAATGCGCGGCTCAGGCGCATGGGTGCCGACATCGACTACTTTCTGAACAAGCCCTTCGGTTGGCGCGAAGGCACAGTGGTGGTGTGGGCCGGCATGCGCGGAGCAGTCACGCTCGCCGCCGCGCAGACGCTACCTGGCGAAACTCCGCACCGCTCGATGCTGATTCTTATCGCGTTCATCGTCGCCGTCGGGTCGCTGCTGCTGCAGGGCGGAACGCTGGGCTGGGTGGTGCACCGCGTCAAACCGCGTACCGAAAGCCCTGTCGAGCAGATCGCTGAGCGCCAACGGATGCTGACGCATCTGAGCGAGGTTGCCGATGCCGTGCCGCAAGCCTCCGGCGCCCCAGGAGCACCCAGCCGCGCGCTTGCCATCATTGAAGCGCAGCGTGAAGCCCTTCTCGACGCCCGCAACGACGGCACATACTCGGCCGATTCCCTCACCAATGCGCTTGCGGTGCTCGATGCCGACCAGATTCGCCTGGAGATGCGCGGCGAGGCGTCAAGTTCTCACGAATAG